One segment of Amycolatopsis alba DSM 44262 DNA contains the following:
- the metG gene encoding methionine--tRNA ligase — protein sequence MSTPVLTAVAWPYANGPRHIGHVSGFGVPSDVFSRYQRMAGNRVLMVSGTDEHGTPITVQADNEGLTSQQTADKYTRQIGQDLQGLGLTYDLFTRTTTGNHADVTQQIFLALHRNGYVVPKTTRGAISPSTGRTLPDRYIEGTCPICGYDGARGDQCDNCGNQLDAAELINPKSRINGETPKFVETEHYFLDLSAFVETLGKWLSSKTDWRPNVLNFTKNLIDDMRPRPITRDLDWGVKIPLDGWRDQPMKRFYVWFDAVIGYFSASVEWARRSGNPDAWQEWWSNPDARSYYFMGKDNITFHAQIWPALLFGHNGEGDRGGVPGKYGKLHLPDEIVSSEFLTMSGSKFSTSRGTVIYVHDFLREFGPDTLRYFISVAGPETQDTDFTWDEFVRRTNFELANEWGNLVNRSISMAHKNVGAIPRPDAPAAADEELKELSRKAFDTAGAHLQRSRFKAAASEAMRVVTAANRYLSDQEPWKLKDDPARRDSVLHTALQVVSDANTLLTPFLPHSAQKVHEALGGTGVWAAQPELQEVEDLDIPGRINPIITGDYKTEQARWKSVPIEVGKPLEKPTPLFAKLDPELGETGPEWAPISK from the coding sequence ATGAGCACCCCAGTGTTGACTGCGGTGGCCTGGCCCTACGCCAACGGCCCCCGCCACATCGGCCACGTGTCCGGATTCGGCGTCCCGTCCGACGTCTTCTCCCGCTACCAGCGAATGGCCGGCAACCGGGTGCTCATGGTGTCCGGTACCGACGAACACGGCACCCCGATCACCGTCCAGGCCGACAACGAAGGCCTCACCTCCCAGCAGACCGCCGACAAGTACACCCGCCAGATCGGCCAGGACCTGCAGGGACTCGGCCTCACCTACGACCTGTTCACCCGTACCACCACGGGTAACCACGCCGACGTCACGCAGCAGATCTTTCTCGCGCTGCACCGCAACGGCTACGTCGTTCCCAAGACCACGCGTGGCGCGATCAGCCCTTCGACCGGCCGCACCCTGCCCGACCGCTACATCGAGGGCACCTGCCCGATCTGTGGCTACGACGGTGCGCGCGGTGACCAGTGCGACAACTGCGGCAATCAGCTCGACGCCGCGGAGCTGATCAACCCGAAGTCCCGGATCAACGGTGAAACGCCGAAGTTCGTCGAGACCGAGCACTACTTCCTCGACCTGTCCGCGTTCGTCGAGACCTTGGGCAAGTGGCTGTCCAGCAAGACCGACTGGCGCCCGAACGTCCTCAACTTCACCAAGAACCTCATCGACGACATGCGTCCGCGGCCGATCACCCGCGACCTCGACTGGGGCGTGAAGATCCCACTCGACGGCTGGCGCGATCAGCCGATGAAGCGCTTCTACGTCTGGTTCGACGCGGTCATCGGCTACTTCTCGGCGAGCGTCGAATGGGCGCGCCGATCCGGAAACCCGGACGCCTGGCAGGAGTGGTGGAGCAACCCGGACGCCCGCTCCTACTACTTCATGGGCAAGGACAACATCACCTTCCATGCCCAGATCTGGCCTGCCCTGCTGTTCGGGCACAACGGCGAAGGCGACCGGGGCGGCGTGCCCGGCAAGTACGGCAAGCTGCACCTGCCCGACGAGATCGTTTCCAGTGAGTTCCTCACGATGAGCGGCTCGAAGTTCTCGACCTCGCGCGGAACGGTCATCTACGTCCACGACTTCCTTCGCGAGTTCGGGCCGGACACCCTGCGGTACTTCATCTCGGTCGCGGGTCCCGAGACCCAGGACACCGACTTCACCTGGGACGAGTTCGTCCGGCGGACCAACTTCGAGCTGGCCAACGAGTGGGGCAACCTCGTCAACCGGTCCATCTCCATGGCCCACAAGAACGTCGGCGCCATTCCGCGTCCCGACGCCCCCGCGGCCGCCGACGAGGAGCTCAAGGAGCTTTCCCGCAAGGCGTTCGACACCGCCGGCGCCCACCTCCAGCGGTCCCGGTTCAAGGCCGCGGCGAGCGAGGCCATGCGCGTCGTCACCGCCGCGAACCGATACCTCTCCGACCAGGAGCCCTGGAAACTCAAGGACGACCCGGCTCGCCGCGACAGCGTCCTGCACACCGCGCTGCAGGTCGTGTCGGACGCCAACACGCTGCTGACCCCCTTCCTGCCCCACTCGGCACAGAAGGTGCACGAAGCGCTCGGCGGCACCGGTGTCTGGGCGGCTCAGCCCGAGCTTCAGGAAGTCGAGGACCTCGACATCCCCGGCCGGATCAACCCCATCATCACCGGGGACTACAAGACCGAGCAGGCGCGCTGGAAGTCCGTGCCGATCGAGGTCGGCAAGCCGCTGGAGAAGCCGACCCCGCTGTTCGCCAAGCTCGACCCGGAACTAGGCGAGACCGGTCCGGAGTGGGCGCCGATCTCGAAATGA
- a CDS encoding PadR family transcriptional regulator: MSATRLLVLGVVRMYGKAHGYQVRRELLSWAADKWGNVQPGSIYHALKKMTADGLLEQVEDAEAGSGPDRVAYRLTEDGETEFVVQLGRALSSDDATGYSLSAAITFMPTLPRPQVLALLKQQLANMEAHAQSTHYAREHAVDLGKPPHVSELYRLWSAHAEANVSWMRDLIGRLEAGDYVMAGEGDDEAVFGTPPK, encoded by the coding sequence GTGTCCGCCACGCGTCTGCTGGTGCTGGGTGTCGTGCGCATGTACGGGAAGGCACACGGCTACCAGGTCCGGCGCGAGCTTCTTTCGTGGGCGGCCGACAAGTGGGGCAATGTCCAGCCGGGTTCGATCTATCACGCGCTGAAGAAGATGACGGCCGACGGCCTCCTGGAGCAGGTAGAGGACGCCGAAGCGGGCAGTGGACCCGACAGGGTCGCGTACAGGCTGACCGAAGACGGTGAAACCGAATTCGTCGTGCAGCTCGGCAGGGCGTTGTCGAGCGACGACGCGACCGGGTACTCGCTGTCGGCGGCGATCACCTTCATGCCGACTCTTCCTCGACCGCAGGTGCTGGCCCTGTTGAAACAGCAGCTGGCGAATATGGAAGCGCATGCCCAATCGACCCACTACGCCCGAGAGCACGCCGTCGATCTGGGGAAGCCTCCGCACGTGAGCGAGCTGTACCGCCTGTGGAGCGCGCACGCGGAGGCGAACGTGTCCTGGATGAGGGATCTGATCGGCCGTCTGGAAGCCGGCGACTACGTGATGGCCGGCGAAGGCGACGACGAGGCCGTGTTCGGCACGCCACCCAAGTAA
- a CDS encoding ATP-binding cassette domain-containing protein, protein MIKARGLERRFRRKGRNGGEVHAVKGVDLDVSAGELVGFLGPNGAGKTTTLRMLTTLLKPTAGEATVGGCDLLADPLGVRRRIGYVAQGGGTAPASKVVEEIEFQGRLYRMSKADALARGAALAEQLDLAGLDQRTTATLSGGQRRRLDIALGLIHSPGLVFLDEPSTGLDPQSRANLWDHIRRLRDEQGVTVFLTTHYLDEADALSDRLIVIDDGKIVAEGTPDSLKARVSGDSVVIGVSPESAAETAEVAGRLEGAHEMTVADGTVRFRVPRGDTAMPELLRALDARGIAMASMQVHRPTLDDVFLTLTGRSLRDAEVGTPVDDAPEKEATHVA, encoded by the coding sequence ATGATCAAGGCGCGCGGCCTTGAGCGGCGTTTCCGCCGCAAGGGCCGCAATGGGGGCGAGGTCCACGCGGTCAAGGGCGTCGACCTCGATGTGTCGGCCGGGGAGCTGGTCGGCTTCCTGGGACCCAACGGCGCGGGGAAGACCACGACCCTGCGCATGCTGACGACACTTCTCAAGCCCACCGCCGGCGAAGCGACGGTAGGCGGCTGCGACCTGCTCGCCGACCCACTGGGGGTGCGCCGGCGAATCGGGTACGTCGCCCAGGGCGGCGGCACCGCACCGGCGAGCAAGGTCGTCGAGGAGATCGAGTTCCAGGGGCGGCTGTACCGGATGAGCAAGGCGGACGCGCTCGCGCGCGGGGCCGCCCTCGCCGAACAGCTGGATCTGGCCGGACTCGACCAACGGACGACCGCAACCCTGTCGGGCGGGCAGCGCCGACGGCTCGACATCGCGCTCGGGCTGATCCACTCGCCAGGGCTCGTCTTCCTGGACGAACCGTCGACGGGGCTCGACCCGCAGAGCCGGGCGAACCTGTGGGACCACATCCGCAGGCTGCGCGACGAGCAGGGAGTCACGGTCTTCTTGACCACGCACTACCTCGACGAAGCCGACGCGCTCTCCGACCGGCTGATCGTCATCGACGACGGGAAGATCGTCGCCGAAGGCACCCCGGACTCACTGAAGGCGAGAGTTTCCGGCGACAGTGTCGTCATCGGGGTCTCACCGGAATCGGCGGCGGAGACCGCGGAGGTCGCGGGACGCCTCGAAGGGGCGCACGAAATGACTGTCGCCGACGGAACAGTGCGTTTCCGCGTGCCGCGCGGGGACACCGCGATGCCCGAACTGCTGCGGGCGCTGGACGCGCGTGGCATCGCGATGGCGTCAATGCAGGTGCACCGGCCGACGCTCGACGACGTCTTCCTGACCCTGACGGGCCGAAGCCTGCGCGATGCCGAAGTGGGCACGCCGGTCGACGACGCTCCGGAGAAGGAGGCAACGCATGTTGCATGA
- a CDS encoding ABC transporter permease — MLHDTWLIFRRDMLAALRNPTWLAIGIMQPLLYLFFFGPLLVKSLNNQGLSDVDGWMIFTPAIIAQLALFGSSFVGFGLLAEYRSGVVERMRVTPVSRVALLLGKVLANGLQTIVQALIIIALAYLVFDLNAPFGGVVLSLVIVFLLSITLASCSYALALALKSEDAFPALLNAVLMPLLLLSGILIPITAHSAPDWLYTISRINPFRHAVDVERNTFNGDYSMDALFTGSVVVLVMAVLAIWWGSRTFQRENA; from the coding sequence ATGTTGCATGACACTTGGTTGATCTTCCGCCGGGACATGCTCGCGGCGTTGCGCAATCCGACCTGGCTTGCGATCGGCATCATGCAACCGTTGCTGTACTTGTTCTTCTTCGGGCCGCTTCTGGTGAAGTCGCTCAACAATCAGGGCCTGTCCGATGTGGACGGCTGGATGATCTTCACCCCGGCGATCATCGCGCAGCTCGCGCTGTTCGGCAGCTCCTTCGTCGGTTTCGGCCTCCTGGCGGAATACCGCTCGGGCGTGGTCGAGCGGATGCGGGTCACACCGGTGAGCCGGGTGGCGCTGTTGCTGGGCAAAGTGCTCGCCAACGGGTTGCAGACCATCGTCCAGGCGTTGATCATCATCGCCCTGGCGTACCTGGTGTTCGACCTGAACGCGCCGTTCGGCGGCGTCGTGCTCAGCTTGGTGATCGTCTTCCTTCTGTCGATCACGCTGGCGTCGTGCTCGTACGCGCTGGCGCTGGCACTCAAGAGCGAAGACGCCTTCCCGGCTTTGCTCAACGCGGTTCTCATGCCGTTGCTGCTGCTGTCCGGAATCCTGATCCCGATCACCGCGCACTCGGCGCCGGATTGGCTGTACACGATTTCCCGGATCAATCCGTTCCGGCACGCCGTGGATGTCGAGCGGAACACTTTCAACGGTGACTACTCGATGGACGCACTGTTCACCGGGAGCGTCGTGGTGCTGGTCATGGCGGTTCTGGCCATCTGGTGGGGCTCCCGGACCTTCCAGCGCGAAAACGCCTGA
- a CDS encoding glycoside hydrolase family 25 protein, whose amino-acid sequence MIDPEGEHGVTLSHRETVTDWAAVRGADIRFASVTVSENTNWRDAAAERNLAGAQHVGIHTGARHYARPGAVHDQADHFVRTASALGAFAPGSLAPALEVEAPSVDDRFIKAWIKHVRNAARVERVLIYAGLGCWTDRLHPDKWADSEVVLWLVRHNEIPGRPGWFHSRLGLHQHGFGTGLPGVDGPIAQDAVVYPFKLSDVLL is encoded by the coding sequence TTGATCGATCCGGAAGGTGAGCACGGAGTCACCCTGTCCCACCGTGAGACGGTGACGGACTGGGCGGCGGTGCGTGGCGCCGACATCCGGTTCGCCTCGGTCACGGTCAGCGAGAACACCAACTGGCGGGACGCCGCGGCGGAACGCAATCTGGCCGGTGCGCAGCACGTCGGAATCCATACCGGCGCTCGGCATTACGCACGTCCTGGCGCGGTTCACGACCAGGCCGACCATTTCGTGCGGACGGCGAGCGCGCTCGGCGCGTTCGCACCCGGTTCGCTCGCACCGGCGCTCGAAGTGGAGGCGCCCAGTGTCGACGACCGGTTCATCAAGGCGTGGATCAAACACGTCCGGAACGCGGCGCGCGTCGAACGCGTCCTGATCTACGCGGGCCTCGGCTGCTGGACGGATCGCCTGCACCCGGACAAGTGGGCGGACAGTGAAGTGGTGCTCTGGCTGGTCCGGCACAACGAAATCCCCGGAAGGCCGGGATGGTTCCACTCGCGACTGGGCTTGCACCAGCACGGTTTCGGTACCGGACTGCCTGGTGTGGACGGTCCGATCGCCCAAGACGCCGTGGTCTATCCCTTCAAGCTCTCAGACGTGCTTCTGTAG
- a CDS encoding aminodeoxychorismate synthase component I has translation MRLMCRRLRTDVGPERALAALGVRAESLGLAPPAALCGDWFSSRAVIALSASLTPVRDVSEAFAIPTRMPVVRDAVPGAIGGGWFGYLSYDLTDPSGRSGALPPAVWGWVDRVLRLDANGSWWFEALIPDEDPDPVAEVSAVESALAELPEATTWSSGPLSRPLPSEHYDAVKACVHAIEAGELFQANICARFNGEFEGDPIALFAEGTRRLRARRAAFLAGDWGSVVSFSPELFLARHGRQVRSTPIKGTLPRRDAADDHLAQRLRESSKDVAENVMITDLVRNDLGRVCATGSVRVPELLEVRPAPGVWHLESTVEGSLADGVDDAALLAATFPPGSVTGAPKIRALDLIAELEPVARGVYTGAIGLVSPVAGLELNVAIRTFEIHDGEIALGVGGGITADSDSEAEWQECLHKSAPLERLLG, from the coding sequence GTGCGGTTGATGTGCCGGAGGCTGCGGACGGACGTCGGGCCCGAACGGGCGCTGGCGGCTCTTGGGGTACGCGCCGAGTCGCTCGGGCTGGCACCACCGGCAGCGCTTTGCGGAGACTGGTTTTCTTCGCGCGCGGTCATCGCGCTGAGTGCTTCCCTGACTCCTGTCCGGGACGTCTCCGAGGCGTTCGCGATTCCCACCCGGATGCCTGTCGTTCGTGACGCCGTTCCCGGCGCCATCGGGGGCGGCTGGTTCGGGTACCTGAGTTACGACCTGACCGATCCCTCGGGCCGTTCCGGCGCTCTACCTCCGGCCGTCTGGGGCTGGGTCGACCGGGTGCTGCGGCTGGACGCGAACGGTTCGTGGTGGTTCGAAGCCCTGATCCCCGACGAAGATCCGGATCCGGTCGCCGAAGTGTCCGCGGTGGAATCCGCGCTCGCCGAGCTTCCCGAGGCGACGACTTGGAGTTCCGGCCCGCTGTCGCGGCCGCTTCCGTCGGAGCACTATGACGCGGTCAAGGCGTGTGTGCACGCGATCGAGGCCGGTGAGCTGTTCCAGGCGAACATCTGCGCTCGCTTCAACGGAGAATTCGAAGGCGATCCGATCGCGTTGTTCGCCGAAGGCACGCGTCGGCTGCGGGCCCGCCGAGCTGCGTTCCTCGCCGGCGACTGGGGCTCGGTCGTGTCGTTCTCCCCCGAACTTTTCCTGGCCCGGCATGGGCGCCAGGTCCGGTCGACACCGATCAAGGGCACCTTGCCGCGGCGGGACGCGGCCGACGACCATCTCGCGCAACGGCTGCGGGAATCCAGCAAGGACGTCGCCGAGAACGTGATGATCACCGACCTCGTCCGCAATGACCTCGGCCGGGTGTGCGCGACCGGCAGTGTGCGCGTCCCCGAACTTCTCGAGGTCCGGCCCGCGCCAGGGGTCTGGCACCTCGAGTCCACTGTAGAGGGATCACTCGCCGACGGGGTCGACGACGCGGCGCTGCTCGCGGCCACGTTCCCGCCGGGTTCGGTGACGGGCGCGCCGAAGATCCGGGCACTGGATCTGATCGCCGAACTCGAACCCGTGGCGCGCGGTGTCTACACGGGCGCGATCGGACTCGTTTCGCCGGTCGCCGGGCTGGAGCTGAACGTCGCGATCAGGACCTTCGAAATCCACGACGGCGAGATCGCGCTGGGAGTCGGCGGCGGGATCACCGCCGACTCCGACAGCGAAGCGGAATGGCAGGAATGCCTGCACAAATCCGCTCCACTGGAACGCCTGCTCGGCTGA
- a CDS encoding quinone oxidoreductase family protein, giving the protein MRAVQVTEFGGPEVLNLVDLPDPVPGPGQLLVEVDRIGINYADTHQAENSYLAPSKLPLVPGGEVVGRTADGKRFVSLLNGGGGYAERAVADEVTSFAVPDGVDDLTALSFIVQGTTAALLLRRSAHLEPGESVVVHAAAGGVGTIAVQLAKAWGAGRVIATASSDEKRALALELGADVAIDSRAENMTDALREANGGKRVDIVLDMTGGTVTDQSIAALAPFGRLAFYGMASREQPKPIEARNLLGHSTTVAGMWLPHAFKLPGNVFGRTLDELFELALDGRIRAVAGGEYALSDARAAHEALRSRGTAGKLLLDPTK; this is encoded by the coding sequence ATGCGCGCAGTACAGGTGACCGAATTCGGCGGACCCGAGGTGCTCAACCTCGTCGACCTGCCCGATCCCGTCCCCGGACCGGGTCAGCTGCTGGTGGAGGTCGACCGGATCGGCATCAACTACGCCGACACCCACCAGGCCGAGAACTCCTACCTTGCGCCGAGCAAACTCCCGCTCGTGCCAGGCGGAGAGGTCGTCGGCCGTACCGCGGACGGCAAACGTTTCGTCTCGCTGCTCAACGGCGGTGGCGGCTACGCCGAGCGTGCCGTGGCGGACGAGGTCACCAGCTTCGCCGTGCCCGACGGCGTCGACGACCTGACCGCGCTCTCCTTCATCGTCCAGGGCACCACCGCCGCACTCCTGCTGCGTAGGAGCGCCCACCTCGAACCCGGCGAATCCGTCGTCGTGCACGCGGCGGCGGGCGGGGTCGGCACCATCGCCGTCCAGCTCGCGAAGGCTTGGGGAGCGGGCCGGGTCATCGCGACCGCCAGCAGCGACGAGAAGCGTGCCCTCGCCCTCGAACTAGGCGCCGACGTCGCCATCGATTCGCGCGCCGAGAACATGACCGACGCGCTTCGCGAGGCGAACGGCGGCAAGCGCGTCGACATCGTGCTGGACATGACCGGTGGCACCGTCACGGATCAGAGCATCGCGGCCCTCGCGCCGTTTGGCCGCCTCGCGTTCTACGGTATGGCCAGCCGCGAGCAGCCGAAGCCGATCGAAGCCCGCAACCTGCTCGGCCACAGCACCACCGTGGCCGGGATGTGGCTGCCGCACGCCTTCAAGCTCCCTGGAAACGTCTTCGGCCGCACGCTCGACGAGCTTTTCGAGCTGGCCCTCGACGGCCGGATCCGCGCCGTCGCCGGCGGCGAATACGCGCTTTCCGACGCGCGTGCCGCCCACGAGGCCCTGCGTTCGCGCGGCACCGCGGGCAAGCTCCTGCTGGATCCCACCAAGTAG
- a CDS encoding QsdR family transcriptional regulator, with the protein MTSPRPDALRAFTIARAWFLEGRRVDMGELAGALGISRATLHRWVGGRDQLLGEILWSMTVEVFEARASGKLGRGAAGIAELVGTFVRTVNDSKPFREFLRNEPERALRILTTKASVVQSRAIAKMREFLDEEVEAGRLAPPLPVEDLAYLLVRIGESFIYTDVITGAEPDAAKAHAAATALLS; encoded by the coding sequence TTGACTTCGCCGCGCCCGGACGCCCTGCGCGCGTTCACGATCGCGCGCGCCTGGTTCCTGGAGGGGCGCCGGGTGGACATGGGCGAGCTCGCGGGCGCGCTGGGCATCAGCCGGGCCACGCTGCACCGCTGGGTCGGCGGCCGGGATCAGCTGCTCGGCGAGATCCTGTGGTCGATGACCGTGGAGGTCTTCGAGGCACGGGCTTCCGGCAAGCTCGGACGCGGCGCGGCGGGGATCGCGGAACTCGTCGGCACCTTCGTCCGGACCGTGAACGACTCGAAACCGTTCCGGGAGTTCCTGCGCAACGAGCCCGAGCGAGCACTGCGGATCCTGACGACGAAGGCCAGCGTGGTGCAGAGCCGCGCGATCGCGAAGATGCGCGAGTTCCTGGACGAAGAGGTCGAGGCCGGACGTCTCGCCCCGCCCTTACCGGTCGAGGACCTGGCCTATCTGCTGGTGCGGATCGGCGAGTCCTTCATCTACACCGACGTCATCACCGGCGCCGAGCCCGATGCTGCGAAGGCGCACGCGGCCGCGACGGCCTTGCTGTCCTAG
- the rsmI gene encoding 16S rRNA (cytidine(1402)-2'-O)-methyltransferase, with protein sequence MTEGRLVLAATPLGDVRDASPRLSEALATADVIAAEDTRRLRSLTSALDVSPVGRVVSFYEDVETARLPKLLESLQSGETVVLVTDAGMPSVSDPGFRLVAACVEAEVPVTCLPGPSAVTTALALSGLPCDRFCFEGFAPRKPGERAKWLGSLKGEPRTAVFFESPHRLASTLADAAEVLGPDRRAAVCRELTKTYEEVKRGTLPDLAAWAADGVKGEITVVLAGAPPRSVSVADLVSEVSSRVAAGERLKSAAAEVAEAAGVSKKELYDAVLASRKS encoded by the coding sequence ATGACCGAAGGACGCCTCGTGCTGGCAGCCACCCCGCTCGGAGACGTCCGCGACGCTTCGCCGCGCCTGTCCGAAGCCCTCGCGACAGCCGACGTGATCGCCGCCGAAGACACCCGTCGCCTGCGTTCCCTCACTTCGGCCCTTGACGTTTCACCGGTCGGACGAGTCGTCAGCTTCTACGAGGACGTCGAGACCGCCCGGCTGCCGAAACTTCTCGAATCGCTCCAGTCGGGCGAAACGGTGGTCCTCGTGACCGACGCGGGGATGCCGAGCGTCTCGGATCCCGGATTCCGCCTGGTGGCGGCCTGCGTCGAGGCCGAGGTGCCGGTGACCTGCCTTCCCGGCCCGTCCGCGGTGACCACGGCACTGGCACTGTCGGGCCTTCCTTGCGACCGTTTCTGTTTCGAAGGATTCGCTCCGCGCAAGCCCGGCGAACGCGCGAAATGGCTCGGTTCTCTGAAGGGCGAGCCCCGTACGGCCGTGTTCTTCGAGTCACCGCATCGCCTCGCGAGCACGCTCGCCGACGCCGCCGAAGTCTTGGGTCCCGATCGTCGCGCGGCTGTCTGCCGCGAGCTGACCAAAACGTATGAAGAGGTCAAACGCGGCACTCTGCCGGATCTGGCCGCTTGGGCCGCCGACGGAGTCAAAGGTGAGATCACGGTCGTCCTAGCGGGCGCGCCACCGCGTTCGGTGAGTGTCGCGGACCTGGTTTCGGAGGTCTCCTCGCGGGTCGCGGCAGGCGAACGTCTCAAATCCGCCGCCGCCGAAGTCGCCGAGGCCGCCGGGGTGTCGAAGAAGGAGCTCTACGACGCCGTGCTTGCGTCCCGCAAGAGCTAG
- a CDS encoding dolichyl-phosphate-mannose--protein mannosyltransferase, translated as MTALLTRDNESVRPDPVDALRPPSDREASLLGRGMPTDRLRGWIVTLVLTLIGGIIRIQNLATPTDKGTPVFDEKHYVPQAWQMLRNGGYEDNYGYELIVHPPLAKHLIAIGEWLFGYNAWGWRIMPALAGTLIVFLTIRIARRLTRSTLLGAVAGILVVSDGVLHLQSRMGMLDIFIALFVLAAFACVLCDRDQVRQRLAVAVREGWIDESRFGPKLGFRWWRFAGGLMIGLTFGVKWSALYYIAAFGLLTVFFDVAARRAAGVQRPWVGTLRRDVLPALWAIVVIPILVYLACYWAWFASETATDRNLVAIKDLDPGFWGWIPPALRSLGNYSMNVLDFHAHLVTPKDKPHPWESKPWTWPMGLRPMLYAYAGGTDATGCGESTCVRATMLIGTPAMWWLALPMLGWSAWRSFFRADWRYAAVLVGYLAGFLPWFTNLDRQMYYFYATPLAPFLVLGLTLVLGQILGSAKRGFERRGTGMLVVALYVGLVVANFAWLWPILNGEAITNEHWNAELWLPSWK; from the coding sequence GTGACCGCACTGCTGACACGGGACAACGAGAGCGTGCGGCCGGATCCGGTCGACGCGCTCCGGCCACCGAGCGACCGGGAGGCCAGCCTCCTCGGCCGCGGCATGCCGACCGACCGCCTGCGCGGCTGGATCGTCACGCTGGTGCTGACGCTCATCGGCGGCATCATCCGGATCCAGAACCTGGCGACGCCCACGGACAAGGGCACTCCCGTCTTCGACGAGAAGCACTACGTCCCGCAGGCGTGGCAGATGCTGCGCAACGGCGGTTACGAAGACAACTACGGCTACGAGCTGATCGTGCACCCGCCGTTGGCGAAGCATCTCATCGCGATCGGCGAGTGGCTGTTCGGCTACAACGCCTGGGGCTGGCGGATCATGCCGGCGCTGGCCGGCACGCTGATCGTGTTCCTCACCATCCGGATCGCCCGGCGGCTCACCCGTTCGACGCTGCTCGGCGCGGTCGCCGGGATCCTGGTGGTCAGCGACGGCGTCCTGCACCTGCAGTCACGCATGGGCATGCTCGACATCTTCATCGCGTTGTTCGTGCTCGCCGCGTTCGCCTGTGTCCTGTGCGACCGCGACCAGGTGCGGCAGCGGCTCGCCGTGGCCGTCCGCGAAGGCTGGATCGACGAGTCCCGCTTCGGCCCGAAGCTGGGCTTCCGGTGGTGGCGGTTCGCCGGCGGCCTGATGATCGGGCTGACCTTCGGCGTCAAATGGTCGGCGCTCTATTACATCGCCGCGTTCGGCCTGCTCACCGTCTTCTTCGACGTGGCCGCTCGCCGCGCCGCCGGGGTGCAGCGGCCTTGGGTCGGCACGCTGCGCCGCGACGTGCTGCCCGCGCTGTGGGCGATCGTCGTCATCCCGATCCTGGTGTACCTCGCCTGCTACTGGGCCTGGTTCGCGAGCGAGACCGCGACCGACCGCAATCTGGTCGCGATCAAGGACCTCGATCCCGGATTCTGGGGCTGGATACCCCCTGCGTTGCGTTCGCTGGGCAACTACTCGATGAACGTGCTCGACTTCCACGCGCATCTGGTGACGCCCAAGGACAAACCGCATCCATGGGAGTCGAAGCCGTGGACCTGGCCGATGGGGCTGCGGCCGATGCTCTACGCCTACGCGGGCGGCACCGACGCGACCGGCTGTGGCGAGTCGACCTGCGTGCGGGCGACGATGCTGATCGGGACGCCGGCGATGTGGTGGCTGGCCCTGCCGATGCTCGGCTGGAGCGCGTGGCGGTCGTTCTTCCGCGCGGACTGGCGCTACGCCGCCGTGCTCGTGGGTTACCTCGCCGGGTTCCTGCCGTGGTTCACCAACCTCGACCGCCAGATGTACTACTTCTACGCGACGCCGCTGGCACCGTTCCTGGTCCTGGGGTTGACGCTGGTTCTCGGCCAGATCCTCGGCAGCGCGAAACGCGGATTCGAACGGCGGGGCACCGGCATGCTCGTCGTCGCCCTCTACGTGGGTCTCGTCGTGGCCAACTTCGCCTGGCTGTGGCCGATCCTGAACGGCGAAGCGATCACCAACGAGCACTGGAACGCCGAGTTGTGGCTTCCGTCCTGGAAGTGA